In a genomic window of Plectropomus leopardus isolate mb chromosome 6, YSFRI_Pleo_2.0, whole genome shotgun sequence:
- the ptgesl gene encoding prostaglandin E synthase 2 — MSEILRCYPEMKSKNDRGKEVTEYNNKYWVMLSEAEAAALYPEKGMQKEEMKWRQWADDWLVHLISPNVYRTTGEALASFDYIVREGKFGTFEGFFAKYVGAAAMFVISKRLKSRHNLQDDVRQDLYKAVNDWVAAIGKKRKFMGGDHPNLADLAVFGVLRVMEGLQAFDDMMANTKVKHWYRRMERASLNHEGRD; from the exons atgtctGAGATACTTCGCTGTTACCCGGAGATGAAGTCAAAGAACGACAGAGGGAAGGAGGTGACGGAGTACAACAACAAGTACTGGGTGATGCTGAGCGAGGCCGAGGCCGCGGCGTTGTACCCGGAGAAGGGGATGCAGAA gGAGGAGATGAAGTGGCGTCAGTGGGCCGACGATTGGCTCGTGCATCTTATATCTCCCAATGTGTACCGCACCACCGGCGAGGCCCTGGCCTCCTTCGACTACATCGTACGTGAGGGCAAGTTTGGTACCTTCGAAGGTTTCTTTGCCAAATATGTCGGTGCAGCGGCCATGTTTGTCATCTCCAAAAGGCTGAAAAGTCG ACACAACCTGCAAGACGACGTCAGGCAGGATCTCTACAAGGCCGTCAACGACTGGGTGGCCGCCATCGGCAAGAAGAGGAAGTTCATGGGTGGAGATCATCCCAACCTGGCAGACCTG GCGGTGTTTGGCGTCCTCCGAGTGATGGAGGGCCTGCAGGCGTTCGACGACATGATGGCGAACACCAAAGTCAAACACTGGTACAGACGGATGGAGAGGGCGTCGCTCAACCACGAGGGCCGTGACTGA